One window of Electrophorus electricus isolate fEleEle1 chromosome 24, fEleEle1.pri, whole genome shotgun sequence genomic DNA carries:
- the gpr157 gene encoding G-protein coupled receptor 157, translating into MANGNQTEVFVYEQVVILMSCAVSFLGSLLIICTYATWKDLRTTPRKLLVFLSVTDLLSAASYLYGVWRMFDSNTWDCVVQGAISTFANTSSFFWTVAIAIYLYIFIVKSSQRLADSLVLYFHLISWGVPLAITVAALSLQKIGYDASEVSVGWCWVSIQEKDHVLWMLLTGKIWEFLAYVTLPVLYALIKVHIHKAHAALSEYRPILASRVASSSPSAMADWKLTLIPIIFIVLRVWSTVRFLLLLFDSPARQNPVLVTLHGVGNTFQGAANCIMFTLCTRAVRVRLATLLGCHRHAAPGGSDPPSRPTSGTCTRSDVDQPAEVHTWEDEEE; encoded by the exons ATGGCCAACGGGAACCAGACCGAAGTGTTTGTTTACGAGCAGGTTGTGATTCTGATGTCGTGTGCGGTCTCGTTTCTGGGCTCTCTTCTGATCATATGCACTTATGCAACATGGAAGGATCTCAGGACCACGCCGAGAAAGCTTTTGGTGTTCTTGTCTGTCACAGATTTGCTGTCTGCGGCTTCATACTTGTATGGTGTTTGGAGGATGTTTGACTCAAATACGTGGGATTGCGTCGTGCAAGGAGCAATATCCACTTTTGCTAATACAAGTTCCTTCTTTTGGACTGTGGCCattgctatttatttatatatattcatcGTGAAGTCAAGCCAGAGACTAGCTGACAGCTTGGTGTTGTATTTTCATCTTATCAG CTGGGGTGTTCCCCTGGCTATCACGGTAGCAGCCCTGTCTCTGCAGAAGATTGGCTACGACGCCTCCGAGGTGTCTGTGGGCTGGTGCTGGGTGAGCATTCAGGAAAAGGATCACGTGTTGTGGATGCTGCTCACAGGCAAGATATGGGAGTTCCTCGCCTACGTCACACTGCCTGTGCTTTACGCCCTTATCAAGGTGCACATCCATAAAGCG CATGCGGCCCTCTCGGAGTACCGTCCCATCCTGGCTAGCCGGGTAGCATCCAGCTCACCCTCTGCTATGGCGGACTGGAAGCTAACCCTCATCCCCATTATCTTCATCGTCCTGCGTGTGTGGAGCACTGTACGCTTCCTGCTCCTGCTGTTCGACTCACCTGCCAGGCAAAACCCAGTGCTGGTCACCTTGCAC GGAGTCGGGAACACCTTCCAGGGAGCTGCGAACTGCATCATGTTCACACTGTGCACGCGGGCGGTGCGTGTCAGGTTGGCCACGTTGCTCGGCTGCCACCGGCACGCCGCCCCAGGTGGCTCGGACCCGCCGTCCCGGCCCACGAGCGGCACATGTACACGTTCGGATGTAGACCAGCCTGCTGAAGTTCATACCTGGGAGGACGAAGAGGAGTAA
- the LOC113586218 gene encoding solute carrier family 2, facilitated glucose transporter member 5 — MGKNISVGEREGKLTLVLALATLVSAFGSSFQYGYNVAVVNSPALHMQRFYARVYESRNASLTDSSLTLLWSLTVSMYPLGGFFGSLMVAPLVNNLGRKGTLLFNNIFSIGPAVMMGVSEMVGSFEIIIVARFIVGICAGLSSNVVPMYLGELAPKNLRGAIGIVPQLFITVGILTAQVFGVRSILGNAESWPIMLALTGGPAVIELLLLPFFPESPRYMLIQKGDENNARKALRRLRGWEEVDEELLEMRLEEQSERAEGQLSVLRLFTFPSLRWQLLSIIFMNMGQQLSGVNAVYYYADSIFGSAGVKENDVQYVTVGTGSVNVLMTFVAVFMVEASGRKLLLLIGFGICCAACLLLTAALSLQESLHWMPYVSIACVIIYVIGHAIGPSPIPTVITTEIFRQSSRPAAFLVAGSVHWLCNFTVGLVFPFLEKGLGAYSFIIFAFICLVTLIYIWVVIPETKNTTFLEISKLFAKRNKVEIVLEAEDCELKVRGVRDHGEDLITTF, encoded by the exons ATGGGGAAAAACATCTCtgtgggggaaagagagggg AAACTAACTCTGGTGTTGGCGCTGGCTACCCTGGTCTCCGCATTCGGCTCGTCTTTCCAGTACGGCTACAACGTGGCTGTTGTCAACTCCCCTGCCCTG CACATGCAGAGGTTTTACGCCCGTGTGTACGAGAGCCGTAACGCCTCGCTCACGGACAGCAGCCTGACCCTGCTGTGGTCCCTGACTGTGTCCATGTACCCTCTGGGTGGTTTCTTCGGCTCTCTCATGGTGGCCCCGCTGGTCAACAACCTAGGAAG GAAAGGCACACTCCTCTTCAACAACATCTTCTCCATCGGCCCTGCTGTAATGATGGGAGTCAGTGAGATGGTGGGCTCATTCGAGATCATTATCGTCGCTCGCTTCATAGTTGGCATTTGTGCTG GCCTTTCATCCAATGTGGTGCCAATGTATTTGGGAGAACTGGCCCCTAAGAACCTGAGGGGAGCCATTGGAATCGTCCCTCAGCTTTTCATCACTGTGGGCATCCTCACCGCCCAAGTGTTTGGTGTCCGAAGCATTCTGGGAAACGCAGAGA GCTGGCCCATCATGCTGGCGCTCACGGGTGGCCCTGCTGTGATCGAGCTGCTTCTCCTGCCCTTCTTCCCAGAGAGTCCTCGCTACATGCTCATCCAGAAGGGCGATGAGAACAACGCCAGGAAAG CACTGCGGCGTCTCCGAGGCTGGGAGGAGGTGGACGAGGAACTGCTGGAGATGCGGCTGGAGGAGCAGTCGGAGCGGGCCGAGGGCCAGCTGTCCGTGCTGAGGCTCTTCACCTTCCCCTCCCTGCGCTGGCAGCTGCTCTCCATCATCTTCATGAACATGGGTCAGCAGCTGTCGGGGGTCAATGCC GTGTATTACTACGCCGACAGCATCTTTGGCTCGGCAGGAGTGAAGGAGAACGACGTTCAGTATGTGACAGTTGGAACGGGGTCTGTGAATGTCCTCATGACCTTTGTAGCT GTGTTCATGGTGGAGGCCTCAGGCAGGAAGCTGCTACTGCTCATTGGCTTTGGGATCTGCTGTGCGGCCTGCCTCCTCCTCACCGCTGCCCTCAGTCTGCAG GAGAGTCTGCACTGGATGCCCTATGTCAGCATTGCATGTGTCATCATTTATGTCATAGGACATGCCATTGGCCCCA GTCCGATTCCGACCGTGATTACCACTGAGATATTCCGCCAGTCCTCCAGGCCAGCAGCGTTCCTGGTGGCCGGGTCCGTGCACTGGCTCTGCAACTTCACAGTGGGCCTGGTCTTCCCTTTCTTAGAG aaaGGGCTGGGGGCTTACAGCTTCATTATCTTCGCTTTCATCTGTCTCGTCACGCTCATCTACATCTGGGTGGTAATTCCTGAAACCAAGAACACCACCTTCCTGGAGATCAGCAAGCTGTTCGCTAAGAGGAACAAGGTGGAGATTGTACTGGAGGCTGAGGACTGTGAGTTGAAAGTAAGAGGAGTGAGAGACCATGGGGAGGATTTAATTACGACCTTCTGA